In Haloplanus rubicundus, one DNA window encodes the following:
- a CDS encoding Zn-ribbon domain-containing OB-fold protein, producing the protein MTDAGYDEWLDAVDDGEGFYLACPEGHGSLPPRRVCPHCGSADLDHADLPTAGTVETFTICYVGGPDFADEEPYATAIADFGDVRLTGVVRGVDPEEVTVGMPVEAAVGTNRTTGDDLLILRAR; encoded by the coding sequence ATGACCGACGCCGGCTACGACGAGTGGCTGGACGCCGTCGACGACGGCGAGGGGTTCTACCTCGCCTGTCCCGAGGGCCACGGGTCGCTCCCGCCGCGGCGGGTGTGTCCCCACTGTGGATCGGCTGACCTCGACCACGCCGACCTGCCGACGGCGGGAACGGTGGAAACGTTTACCATCTGTTACGTCGGCGGCCCCGACTTCGCCGACGAGGAGCCGTACGCCACCGCCATCGCCGACTTCGGCGACGTGCGCCTGACGGGCGTCGTCCGCGGTGTCGACCCCGAGGAGGTGACGGTCGGAATGCCCGTCGAGGCGGCGGTCGGCACGAACCGAACGACCGGCGACGACCTGCTCATTCTGCGGGCGCGATAG
- a CDS encoding alpha/beta fold hydrolase has translation MKLRRLGAAVAGLAGGVVAGDRLLRGAAGELEPALDATERTYRWRGMDVAYAELGDADDPTLVCLHGINAAGSSGEFREVAATLAETHHVVAPDLPGFGRSDRPPLRYSAALYEDFVADFLAEYDAPAVVASSLSGAYVARAADDDRVTVDSLLTICPTTRGGPHPPKTWLRELLRSPVVGTGLFDALVSKPSIRYFNADHAYADPASVSDEWTDYQWRTTHQRNARFAVAAFVSGHCNSDIDLGAALRDLDAPVTLVWGRDATLPPLSTGRELADEADARLVVFDHAKLLPHVEHPTAFVDAVREAIAPAE, from the coding sequence ATGAAGCTCAGACGACTCGGCGCCGCCGTCGCGGGTCTCGCCGGTGGCGTCGTCGCCGGCGACCGCCTCCTCCGCGGCGCCGCGGGCGAACTCGAACCGGCCCTCGACGCGACCGAGCGGACGTATCGCTGGCGCGGCATGGACGTGGCCTACGCCGAACTGGGCGACGCCGACGACCCCACCCTCGTCTGTCTCCACGGCATCAACGCCGCCGGATCGAGCGGCGAGTTCCGCGAAGTCGCCGCGACGCTCGCCGAGACCCACCACGTCGTCGCCCCGGACCTCCCGGGATTCGGTCGCTCCGACCGGCCGCCGCTTCGCTACTCCGCCGCGCTCTACGAGGACTTCGTCGCCGACTTCCTCGCCGAGTACGACGCCCCCGCCGTCGTCGCCTCGTCGCTCTCGGGCGCGTACGTCGCCCGCGCGGCCGACGACGACCGGGTGACCGTCGACTCCCTCCTGACCATCTGCCCGACGACCCGTGGCGGCCCGCATCCGCCGAAGACGTGGCTCCGCGAACTCCTCCGCTCGCCCGTGGTCGGCACCGGCCTCTTCGACGCCCTCGTCTCGAAACCCTCGATCCGTTACTTCAACGCCGACCACGCCTACGCCGATCCCGCCTCGGTCTCCGACGAGTGGACCGACTACCAGTGGCGGACCACCCACCAGCGAAACGCCCGCTTCGCCGTCGCTGCCTTCGTCTCCGGACACTGCAACTCCGATATCGACCTCGGCGCCGCGCTCCGGGACCTCGACGCGCCGGTGACGCTCGTCTGGGGCCGCGACGCGACGCTCCCGCCGCTCTCGACGGGACGGGAACTCGCCGACGAGGCGGACGCCCGGCTCGTCGTCTTCGATCACGCCAAACTCCTGCCGCACGTCGAACACCCGACGGCGTTCGTCGACGCGGTGCGCGAGGCTATCGCGCCCGCAGAATGA
- a CDS encoding thiolase domain-containing protein — MTGVRVAGVGLTHFGRHPERTGRDLFGEAALAAREESGVDPEDIESINYGNFMGSLAERQGHQAPLMAEMAGLQCPATRYEEACASAGVAIREAVRAVRSGEADVMLAGGCERMTNLSTADVTEGLATAADELYEIRAGMTFPGAYALMARAYFESFGGEREDLAHVAVKNHDNALPNEYAQFHRAITVDEVLDAPMVSDPVGLLDACPVTDGASALVLVSDEYAEANGLDAPVSITGSGQGGDNLALHDREHLAVTPATERAAAEAYDDAGCAADDVDLVEVHDCFTIAEVLAIEGLGFYDHGEGIGAARRGETTATGDLPVNLSGGLKAKGHPVGATGGSQIAEMTRLLRGDHPNSDHVEDATVGVTHNAGGTVASAVVHVLEVDR; from the coding sequence ATGACAGGCGTACGTGTCGCCGGCGTCGGACTGACGCATTTCGGGCGGCATCCGGAGCGAACCGGGCGCGATCTGTTCGGGGAGGCCGCCCTCGCCGCCCGCGAGGAGTCGGGGGTCGATCCCGAGGACATCGAGTCGATCAACTACGGGAACTTCATGGGGTCGCTGGCTGAGCGACAGGGCCACCAGGCGCCGCTCATGGCCGAGATGGCCGGGCTCCAGTGTCCGGCGACGCGCTACGAGGAGGCGTGTGCCTCCGCGGGCGTCGCGATCCGTGAGGCGGTCAGAGCCGTTCGCTCCGGCGAGGCCGACGTGATGCTCGCCGGCGGCTGTGAGCGCATGACCAACCTCTCGACGGCGGACGTGACCGAGGGGTTGGCCACGGCCGCCGACGAACTCTACGAGATTCGGGCGGGGATGACTTTCCCCGGCGCGTACGCCCTGATGGCCCGGGCGTACTTCGAGTCGTTCGGCGGCGAGCGCGAGGACCTCGCGCACGTCGCGGTGAAGAACCACGACAACGCCCTCCCCAACGAGTACGCGCAGTTCCACCGCGCCATCACCGTCGACGAGGTGCTCGACGCGCCGATGGTCTCCGATCCGGTCGGCCTGCTGGACGCCTGTCCCGTCACGGACGGCGCGAGCGCGCTCGTCCTCGTCAGCGACGAGTACGCCGAGGCGAACGGCCTCGACGCACCGGTCTCGATCACGGGGAGCGGACAGGGCGGCGACAACCTCGCGCTCCACGACCGCGAGCACCTCGCGGTCACGCCCGCGACGGAGCGGGCGGCGGCGGAGGCCTACGACGACGCCGGCTGTGCGGCCGACGACGTGGACCTCGTCGAGGTACACGACTGCTTCACCATCGCGGAGGTGCTGGCCATCGAGGGGCTGGGCTTCTACGACCACGGCGAGGGAATCGGCGCGGCCCGGCGCGGCGAGACGACGGCGACGGGCGACCTGCCGGTGAACCTCTCGGGCGGCCTGAAGGCGAAGGGCCATCCCGTCGGCGCCACCGGCGGCAGTCAGATCGCGGAGATGACGCGCCTGCTCCGCGGCGATCACCCGAACAGCGACCACGTCGAGGACGCGACGGTCGGTGTCACGCACAACGCGGGCGGCACCGTCGCGAGCGCCGTCGTTCACGTCTTGGAGGTGGACCGATGA
- a CDS encoding M28 family peptidase yields the protein MNWIGETFTSDVGWGHLERLVDIGNRMAGSPGEHEALTATRDALDTLGARNAHVEDFGIQGWIRGSSRIETADGVVDCIALPRSPAGTVEAPLVDCGDGLPDDFADADLEGAVALVSAGVPDYYDRFIHRREKYYRAVEAGAVGFVFRNHASGCLAPTGSVGTDADPLGPVPAVGVSREVGARLARRHAGDTVTVGVDCETPRAESGVVRADIGPDTDRAIYLTSHVDAHDIAEGAVDNAAGTATVVEIARTLLDRDAALDRRVRIVCFGAEEVGLQGSKREADLIDPDDIQAVVNCDGVCRGRTLQYYTHGFDALTAAVERVADRFDHPASVRPTQHPHSDHWPFVARGVPAVLVSSDDGDRGRGWGHTRADTLDKLERRTLREGAILLTALVDDLASTDRMPRRDPDDIAADLDAQDLAAGMRATGDWPFSTE from the coding sequence ATGAACTGGATCGGCGAGACGTTCACCAGCGACGTCGGCTGGGGTCACCTGGAGCGACTGGTCGACATCGGGAACCGCATGGCCGGGAGTCCCGGCGAGCACGAGGCGCTGACGGCGACCCGCGACGCCCTCGATACGCTCGGTGCCCGGAACGCTCACGTCGAGGACTTCGGGATACAGGGGTGGATCAGGGGGTCCAGTCGGATCGAAACCGCCGACGGTGTCGTCGACTGCATCGCGCTGCCCCGAAGCCCCGCCGGGACCGTCGAGGCGCCGCTGGTCGACTGTGGCGACGGCCTCCCCGACGACTTCGCGGACGCCGACCTCGAGGGGGCCGTCGCCCTCGTTTCCGCGGGCGTCCCGGACTACTACGACCGCTTTATCCACCGCCGGGAGAAGTACTACCGCGCCGTCGAGGCCGGCGCCGTCGGGTTCGTCTTCCGCAACCACGCGTCGGGCTGTCTCGCCCCCACCGGGAGCGTCGGCACCGACGCCGACCCGCTCGGTCCCGTCCCCGCCGTCGGCGTCAGCCGCGAGGTAGGTGCCCGCCTCGCCCGCCGTCACGCCGGCGACACCGTCACCGTCGGCGTCGACTGCGAGACGCCCCGGGCCGAGAGCGGGGTCGTCCGCGCCGACATCGGCCCCGACACCGACCGCGCTATCTACCTGACCAGCCACGTCGACGCCCACGACATCGCGGAGGGCGCCGTCGACAACGCTGCCGGCACCGCGACGGTCGTCGAAATCGCTCGCACCCTCCTCGACCGGGACGCCGCCCTCGACCGCCGGGTTCGGATCGTCTGCTTCGGCGCCGAGGAGGTCGGACTGCAGGGCTCGAAACGCGAGGCCGACCTGATCGATCCCGACGATATACAGGCGGTCGTCAACTGCGACGGCGTCTGTCGCGGCCGGACGCTCCAGTACTACACTCACGGCTTCGACGCCCTCACGGCGGCGGTCGAGCGGGTGGCCGACCGCTTCGACCACCCCGCTTCCGTCCGCCCGACCCAGCACCCCCACAGCGACCACTGGCCGTTCGTCGCCCGCGGCGTGCCCGCCGTCCTCGTGTCGAGCGACGATGGCGACCGGGGGCGTGGCTGGGGCCACACCCGCGCCGACACCCTCGACAAACTGGAGCGCCGGACGCTTCGGGAGGGGGCGATCCTCCTGACAGCGCTCGTCGACGACCTAGCGTCGACCGACCGGATGCCCCGCCGCGATCCCGACGACATCGCCGCTGACCTCGATGCACAGGACCTAGCGGCCGGTATGCGCGCTACCGGCGACTGGCCGTTCTCGACCGAGTGA
- a CDS encoding glycosyltransferase: MRVAFASMSTAHHGDDWYAGRLQAVAERLAARGHDVTICCVQWWDGDHPSFDFEGVTYRRVTADHAPRAFVTKLPFALNSVRPDVVHVATRPHLAVPAAKAAGRLRRTPVVAEWWAYPDDETPPWRRRWAARSPARVLVPSDTVGTTVRECGAAAADVEVIPDSVDVAGIRDAPVDPRADVVYARSLDEYANVEAFLLALAELRQRDWRAAVIGDGPARPDAERTARDLRIDDRVEFLGALDPGDQIPILKGAHVFAQTATWAPFATDLLRALACGCVGVVAYQANSAAHELVEGDPRGALVTSPRELADEIVAAAELERWTVNEAYASYDHEAVLDRYVDCYETVVADYGLF, translated from the coding sequence ACGCCTGGCGGCCCGTGGCCACGACGTGACGATCTGCTGTGTGCAGTGGTGGGACGGCGATCATCCGAGCTTCGACTTCGAGGGCGTCACCTACCGCCGGGTGACCGCCGACCACGCACCACGGGCGTTCGTCACCAAGCTCCCGTTCGCGCTCAACAGCGTCCGCCCCGACGTGGTCCACGTCGCGACGCGGCCACACCTCGCCGTCCCCGCCGCGAAGGCCGCCGGCCGGCTCCGACGCACCCCAGTCGTCGCCGAGTGGTGGGCGTACCCCGACGACGAGACGCCGCCGTGGCGCCGCCGCTGGGCCGCCCGCTCGCCCGCTCGCGTCCTCGTCCCCTCCGACACCGTCGGGACGACGGTCCGCGAGTGCGGGGCGGCCGCCGCCGACGTCGAGGTGATCCCCGACAGCGTCGACGTGGCGGGCATCCGCGACGCCCCCGTCGACCCTCGCGCCGACGTGGTGTACGCCCGTTCGCTCGACGAGTACGCCAACGTCGAGGCCTTTCTCCTCGCGCTGGCGGAACTCCGACAGCGGGACTGGCGGGCCGCGGTCATCGGCGACGGGCCGGCCCGTCCCGACGCCGAACGGACCGCCCGTGACCTCCGCATCGACGACCGAGTGGAGTTTCTCGGCGCCCTCGACCCCGGGGACCAGATTCCGATCCTCAAGGGCGCGCACGTCTTCGCCCAGACGGCGACGTGGGCGCCGTTCGCGACGGACCTCCTCCGGGCGCTCGCGTGTGGCTGCGTCGGCGTCGTCGCGTACCAGGCCAACTCGGCCGCCCACGAACTCGTCGAGGGGGACCCCCGCGGCGCGCTGGTGACCAGCCCCCGCGAACTCGCGGACGAAATCGTCGCCGCGGCGGAGCTGGAGCGCTGGACGGTCAACGAGGCGTACGCGTCTTACGATCACGAGGCGGTTCTCGACCGCTACGTCGACTGCTACGAGACGGTCGTCGCCGACTACGGCCTCTTTTGA
- a CDS encoding MTH865 family protein, with product MSDDVAAELREQFRTAFEGADFPVTDQMDLVPALPDGPGTRFEAGDVSFSAMELAANLDGHQEFPYESVDELVDDVMAAIEAEGLI from the coding sequence ATGAGCGACGACGTTGCGGCCGAGCTTCGCGAGCAGTTCAGGACGGCATTCGAGGGCGCCGACTTTCCCGTCACCGACCAGATGGACCTCGTTCCCGCGCTCCCGGACGGACCGGGCACACGGTTCGAGGCCGGCGACGTGTCCTTCTCCGCGATGGAACTCGCCGCGAACCTCGACGGCCACCAGGAGTTCCCCTACGAGTCCGTCGACGAACTCGTCGACGACGTGATGGCGGCCATCGAAGCGGAAGGCCTCATTTAG
- the meaB gene encoding methylmalonyl Co-A mutase-associated GTPase MeaB, translated as MSEAAVDDLVTGVLDGEHRALARTITTIENQEPGYRDLVSALHAHTGDAEVVGVTGSPGAGKSTLVDKLAKRYRDDGLTVGVIAVDPSSPYTGGAVLGDRIRMASNVGDMDVFFRSMSARGQLGGLSTATGDAITALDAFGKDRIVVETVGAGQNEVDVVRTADTVVVLVQPGSGDDVQMLKAGILEIGDVFVVNKADMDGAATTVSDLREMLHLREGSTTGAAGHHGLGSMADGEDADDGDDGEGWDPRIVETVATEGEGVDDLIGVLDDHYAHLRETGELARRERTRYAEKIRQLLRSDAAALLEEELERHGGIDALVDEVQAREADPYTVADRIVDPLADCVEGRRE; from the coding sequence ATGAGCGAGGCGGCAGTCGACGACCTCGTGACGGGCGTCCTCGACGGCGAACATCGGGCGCTCGCGCGAACGATCACGACCATCGAGAACCAAGAGCCGGGCTACCGCGATCTGGTGTCGGCGCTCCACGCCCACACCGGCGACGCGGAGGTCGTCGGCGTCACCGGCAGCCCCGGCGCCGGCAAGTCGACGCTGGTCGACAAACTCGCCAAACGGTACCGGGACGACGGGCTGACCGTCGGCGTCATCGCCGTCGATCCCTCCTCGCCCTACACGGGCGGGGCGGTCCTCGGCGACCGCATCCGCATGGCCTCGAACGTCGGCGACATGGACGTGTTCTTCCGGTCGATGAGCGCCCGCGGCCAGTTGGGCGGGCTCTCGACCGCTACCGGCGACGCCATCACCGCCCTCGACGCCTTCGGGAAGGACCGCATCGTCGTCGAGACGGTCGGTGCCGGGCAGAACGAGGTGGACGTGGTGCGTACCGCCGACACCGTCGTCGTCCTCGTCCAACCCGGCAGCGGCGACGACGTGCAGATGCTCAAGGCGGGAATCCTGGAGATCGGCGACGTGTTCGTCGTCAACAAGGCCGACATGGACGGCGCCGCGACCACCGTCTCCGACCTCCGCGAGATGCTCCACCTGCGCGAGGGGTCGACGACCGGCGCCGCCGGCCACCACGGACTGGGATCGATGGCCGACGGTGAGGACGCCGACGACGGCGACGACGGCGAGGGCTGGGACCCACGGATCGTCGAAACCGTCGCCACCGAGGGCGAGGGCGTCGACGACCTGATCGGCGTCCTCGACGATCACTACGCCCACCTCCGCGAGACGGGCGAACTCGCCCGCCGCGAGCGGACGCGCTACGCCGAGAAGATCCGCCAGTTGCTCCGGTCGGACGCCGCGGCCCTGCTGGAGGAGGAACTCGAGCGCCACGGCGGCATCGACGCCCTCGTCGACGAGGTGCAGGCGCGGGAGGCGGATCCGTACACGGTCGCCGACCGGATCGTCGACCCGCTCGCGGACTGCGTCGAGGGTCGCCGGGAATAA
- a CDS encoding cobalamin B12-binding domain-containing protein, which yields MSTGQEQRTIRCLVAKVGLDGHDRGAHVIARAFRDAGFEVIYSGLHRAPEEIVQAAVQEDVDVLGISILSGAHNTLVPKVIEGLKEYGAFEDTLVIVGGIVPDEDRADLKAAGVAEIFGPGTPMQETIDFVRENVSR from the coding sequence ATGAGTACGGGGCAGGAACAGCGGACGATCCGGTGTCTCGTCGCCAAGGTTGGCCTCGACGGCCACGACCGCGGCGCTCACGTCATCGCACGCGCCTTCCGCGACGCCGGGTTCGAGGTGATCTACTCCGGGCTGCATCGCGCCCCGGAGGAGATCGTGCAGGCCGCGGTGCAGGAGGACGTGGACGTCCTCGGCATCTCCATCCTCTCGGGCGCACACAACACGCTCGTCCCGAAGGTGATCGAGGGGCTGAAGGAGTACGGCGCGTTCGAGGACACCCTCGTCATCGTCGGCGGCATCGTCCCCGACGAGGACCGCGCCGACCTCAAGGCGGCGGGCGTGGCCGAAATCTTCGGCCCCGGGACGCCGATGCAGGAGACCATCGACTTCGTGCGCGAGAACGTCTCACGATGA
- a CDS encoding S9 family peptidase, with product MFDIERYLNVRSAHGASVGPDGDTLSFLMDTTGVPQVWTLDAPGAWPEQRTFFDNRVTFASWSPERLELIVGRDRGGDEKETLYRLDATDGSITDLTEHPDAKHWFGGWSPDGERFAFASNRRDESVFDVYVQNRDATGADAERVHEGDGWFSVAGWSPDGDRLLLTESHSSFDQDVYVLDVETGSRRHLTPHEGTVRHLSANWGPDGEYVYLVTDRDTDTLRLSVIDLSADELSTVEAAGSEDTPLADDAWNVDGVAVDQDSRRLVYSRNVDGYTELGVGELVAPGRLDHFPTPDLPPCVAGGVSFGPDGDRFALTVTRSDDTANVHVVDVTSGETERWTRASTAGIPRDTFVTPELVRYPSFDGREIPAFFSLPETDTGHGETPVVVDVHGGPESQRRPSFGRVKQYLLSRGYAVFEPNVRGSTGYGKAYTHLDDVEKRMDSVADLKAGVDWLHDHPAVDPDRIAVMGASYGGFMTLAAMTAYPDVWAAGVDIVGIANFVTFLENTGDWRRELREAEYGSLDSDRELLESISPVNHVDEIAAPLFVLHGENDPRVPVSEAHRIVEGAREAGVPVRELIFEDEGHGFTKLENRIEAYAAIVEFLDTHLASE from the coding sequence ATGTTCGACATCGAGCGCTACCTCAACGTGCGGAGCGCACACGGCGCCTCCGTCGGCCCCGACGGCGACACGCTCTCCTTTCTCATGGACACCACCGGCGTCCCGCAGGTGTGGACCCTCGACGCCCCCGGCGCGTGGCCCGAACAGCGCACCTTCTTCGACAACCGGGTCACCTTCGCCTCGTGGTCGCCCGAACGCCTCGAACTGATCGTCGGCCGTGACCGCGGGGGCGACGAGAAGGAGACGCTCTACCGACTCGACGCCACCGACGGCTCGATCACCGATCTGACCGAACACCCCGACGCGAAACACTGGTTCGGCGGCTGGAGCCCCGACGGCGAGCGCTTCGCCTTCGCCTCCAACCGCCGCGACGAGTCCGTCTTCGACGTCTACGTCCAGAACCGCGACGCCACCGGCGCCGACGCCGAACGCGTCCACGAGGGCGACGGCTGGTTCTCCGTCGCCGGCTGGAGTCCCGACGGCGACCGCCTCCTCCTCACCGAATCGCACTCCAGTTTCGACCAGGACGTCTACGTCCTCGACGTGGAGACGGGGAGTCGCCGCCACCTCACGCCCCACGAGGGGACCGTCCGCCACCTCAGCGCCAACTGGGGACCGGACGGCGAGTACGTCTACCTCGTCACCGACCGCGACACCGACACCCTCCGGCTCTCCGTCATCGACCTCTCGGCGGACGAGCTGTCCACCGTCGAGGCGGCGGGCTCCGAGGATACCCCTCTCGCCGACGACGCGTGGAACGTCGACGGCGTCGCGGTCGATCAGGATTCCCGACGGCTGGTCTACTCCCGCAACGTCGACGGCTACACCGAACTCGGCGTCGGCGAACTCGTCGCGCCCGGCCGTCTCGATCACTTCCCGACGCCGGACCTCCCGCCCTGTGTCGCCGGCGGGGTCAGCTTCGGGCCCGACGGCGACCGCTTCGCGCTGACGGTCACCCGGAGCGACGACACCGCCAACGTCCACGTCGTCGACGTGACGAGCGGCGAGACGGAACGATGGACCCGCGCCTCCACCGCGGGCATCCCCCGCGACACCTTCGTCACCCCGGAACTCGTCCGGTACCCCTCCTTCGACGGGCGGGAGATCCCCGCTTTCTTCTCCCTGCCCGAGACGGATACGGGCCACGGCGAGACGCCCGTCGTCGTCGACGTCCACGGCGGTCCCGAGTCACAGCGTCGCCCCTCCTTCGGCCGCGTGAAACAGTACCTCCTCTCTCGGGGCTACGCCGTCTTCGAACCCAACGTCCGCGGGTCGACGGGCTACGGCAAGGCCTACACCCACCTCGACGACGTGGAAAAACGGATGGACTCGGTGGCGGACCTGAAAGCCGGCGTCGACTGGCTCCACGACCATCCCGCCGTCGACCCCGACCGCATCGCCGTCATGGGTGCCTCTTACGGCGGGTTCATGACACTCGCCGCCATGACGGCGTACCCCGACGTGTGGGCCGCCGGCGTCGACATCGTCGGCATCGCCAACTTCGTCACGTTCCTCGAGAACACCGGCGACTGGCGGCGCGAACTCCGCGAGGCCGAGTACGGCTCGCTCGATTCGGACCGGGAACTGCTGGAGTCGATCAGTCCCGTCAACCACGTCGACGAGATCGCCGCACCCCTGTTCGTCCTCCACGGCGAGAACGACCCCCGGGTCCCCGTCAGTGAGGCCCACCGTATCGTCGAGGGCGCCCGTGAGGCGGGCGTCCCCGTCCGCGAACTGATATTCGAGGACGAGGGTCACGGCTTCACGAAACTCGAAAATCGGATCGAGGCCTACGCCGCAATCGTCGAGTTCCTCGATACGCACCTCGCGAGCGAGTAG